GGAGCCATGGCCGACGTCGTTCCTAAACGGATATGAGTCAGTCTACACTTAACTTGACGCATGCGCACCTAGAAATCATGCAATTATACGGGCATCCGGCATTATCTAAGAATTGTTTCTGCGTTTTTCCAGATCAGACTCCTACGCCGGATCCTCAAGCCTTTCTCAAACTCTTAAATCTCTCCAGCAGCGACAGCAATTCTCGGTGGTATTACAGTAAATCTGATGGAAACCGTTTGTGGCAGTTCAATATTACCGACGTCGGGTGTCAATCGGCAAGACTGCATCTCTCCTCTTTCGATCTAAAGGGAGAGGATCGGCTCGCAGTGTACGGAATTGCATCGGATGGAGAACGCGTTGGCGAGGAAATCTTTCGACGAAATAGTGGAAGGGATGGTGATGTATTTACTCATCGTGTGTGGGCGGATCACCTGATGCTCCAGTTCTATGCGTCGAATAGTCAGTCccagtttgatatcaactatgtTCAATACGGGGACTGTGATAGGTCGACTGACAATCGAGTCGGATCCGTGTGTGGACACAAAGATTGGGAGAATGCGGTGTGTTACGCCACAAAATACCCGGATATCTACAGAATAGCATCTGGGGTAGTAAAACTTCAGTATGTACACAAAAACGTTGTCTACTCCGGGACTGCATTTAAGGTATCAGACGATGGGCGTTTCCTCACCAACTACCACTGTCTGAGAATCAAAAAAGTGATGCCTTCAGTGGAGCTCATGGTGCATTACGACTCCGACAATTGTTTGAGAAAACAAGGACATGTATCGATGACATTGCATGGAGACAGCCTGTTGTGGACGAGTGGCTCAACAAAACTCGATGCCAGCATAATCACTGTGCAGGAAGCTAATAAAGCTATATACATTCCATGCCTTCATATGTCATCTTCTGATCCACTGATTGGCCGACAGATTGCCATCATCCAGCATCCGGATGGCGAGAGCAAAAAAATCGCCATCAAGTCAGATAAGGATGTCAGTGGAAACTGCACTATCGAATCGACATGTGAAAAGGTTGATTATTGCTACAGGTGCGATACGGACGAGGGATCATCCGGATCTCCTGTTGTCGACTTCAAATCGGGGAATGTCGTCGCACTTCATCACTTCGGTGGCTGTCCTAATTCGGGTGTCAAGATTTCTTCGGTTCGAATGGCGGCAGGAAACAACATGGGAGTTTGTTCAAAAGGTTTGTTGCCGATGGCATTAATGATTGGTTGGTAGCATTGTTAGGATGGGGCGTTAGCTGTGCTTCCTCCAACTGGAAGGAAAGCTGTGAATTGTATACACAGTATCTTTGTATTACATGGTATGCGTcgaggtcacgtgacaaagtcTAGATTAAGAATGTGTTTTGAAATAATTTAGTCTTGTGACCTCAACCTTTGATTTCTGTAAAACTGCTGTATTGTTTCATTATAATGAGCACAATGAGCATATAATGCAGCAGAACCAACATGTATCACTTCGcacacagacgcacgcacacacacacaaaattgattTGAAATATTTATCAAACCCACTGACTCTCACTTTAATCTTTCTAGACCCAGTGATAAACGCGGCTGTGCTCTGGGCTCACAACAACAAGACCTACTTTTTCCAAGGCAGCCAATACTGGCTCTACGATGACGACTGTGACTGTGTGGCTAGCGGCTACCCAAAACAGATCGGTCCCAACTGGAAAGGATTACCAAATAATCTAGATGCTGCAGTGACTTCAAACAGGAGAACATATTTCTTCAAAGGCTCACAGTATTGGAAATatgatgacaacaacaaccatgTCGCTGATGGTTATCCGAAAGACATCAGTTCAGAATGGCATCTACCAAACAACTTGGACGCAGCCatcaagcacacaaacaacaagatctACTTTTTCAAAGGAAATCAATTCTGGCGTTATAATGAGATAATGGGTAGGATAGATTACGGATACCCGCATACGGTCGACTCACACACGTGGCCTGGTCTGCCCTCGAATTTGGATGCCGCTATTGTGTGGTCCAATGGTCGGTCTTACTTTTTCAAGGCGAAACAATATTATCGGTACAAGGTTCTCGATGGATCCTACCCAAAATCCATCTGCGAAATGTGGAAAGGTATGCCGTGCTACTAACTCTTCCTGTCACCGACAGTTACAATGAACTCCATGGGATTTAACTTCAGTTTTTTGTATTTCAATGTTTTGGTAGAGAACTTTTACTTAGTGACATGGCATTCTAGCATAGACAGGGAGCCTTTTAGCCTGTAGGTAAAACAAGCTGTGGAATCTGCTCTCTCAACCATGTACTCATGGTTCTAGCACGAACCGTTTTTACCATGAAATTGATGGTTGGAAGGTGTTTGTACGCAGTGTTCATTATGAGCAGGACTTTAGCAAGTTTCAACATGTCAAGAACGAGCGATCTTTGAAAGCATATGAAAAACACTAGTTTGTGCCATCTCATACAGATATCAGTTGATGGTCTAGAACTCGAAGTCTTCAAGACTTTCATTTGTTGAAGCATTAAAGGTGTGGCATGACATGAAGTCAAGGCGATTGCCTCAAGGCTCTGCAGCTCTAGGTTTAATGATATCATCTTTTAATGGAACATGCATAAAGTACACATAATACCAGGAAATTCATTTTAGGAGTAGATTTCAATTATGTTTAAGACTCAATTCATtgtacacacgcgcgcgcgcacacacacacacacacacacacacacacacacacacacacacacacacacacacacacaggcaaatggataaggagctgccattcGTTACGGTTACGctcccagccagatggctgggttcctgtgcactaagcaggagctatgggccgtgctaagcaatctcctggagcctggtcAGGTATTCGCAGTAGCACCGactgcaacgccaactgtggtgtggtcACTcaaagtcccaccaggaccccagtggctgatggacttcaTCGCAGTCGAGgtctttgccaccccagtcaatgaccaggtacacatttatactcctgagtcaagaaaggcaattgtgtgtaagttttttgcccaaggaaattatgccatagcttgccatcactgtgacttgaacctgcaaccctgcaaggtcctggatgtaatcactccataagatgactctctaaccaactgagctatcgtgcgtgtgcacgcacacacacacacacacacacacgtgcgcgcgcacacacacacacacacacacacacacacacacagttattACTAACTCGGACTCTtggggtgcgttcgaatactagttccagttttagaactggaactgccagaactATCAGAACTATTGAaactcttgctagcaaacaaacgcttagaactgtcagcaagttgagaaTGCGCAAAGGCTCATACTTCCGGTAAGCGTCAATAGGAAGTAGCATGAcgtttctactccacttgttgtagtctgttcgaacatcagcagtgctttcgctttcggttttttggagctgcttGCGCCAAGAAagtcactgtaatcagtcccAAATGTCGTTCTTCTGGTGTTCGGCAAGCCGATGGTCGCCACAACTGTTCAttataacaaacaagaaggtccacaacggtctcagcatctgtacccgtCATTTCACTTCGTCAGCATCCGGGAATTTTTcatttagggcgtgacagttccaacaattccagctcgctaggcagaactgctagaactgttctgacagttctagaactagtattcgaatgCACCCTTGGAAGTACAATTCAATACAGTGTAATGTGTATGTTTCTTCAGTAACTGTGTCGTAGATTCGGAAATCTCTACAAACACCCAACAAGAGACGTGGCCAAAACAATAATGTGGCCTGTGTGACGATTGGGCTGCAACCTAGCTAGAACCCTGCCACTTGCCCTGATAAAAAGGAAACACAAAACCGTCAGCAGACTAAATCAATGGATTAGAGTTAAACCATAGTAAACATTTTCACATATCatcaactacaacacaagcCAGTGCATCAACACAAAGGTGGTCGTCTGGCAGTCGGATGCAGGGGTTGCCCTACTCTGATATTACGCGAAAGTCCGAGTCTTATTGACGAGCAAGGTGACGTGATCTTCACCCCACCGAGATTATTCTGACCATTCTTCGTCGGTGGCACACAAGCGGGTCGCCTAACAGTAGACAACGTCATACTCAAAGTCGATGAATTAGATACCGAACGTTGTGACTCCGATTTCAATTTCCCAGATGGTCGTGTGATCGAAGCTCCCTTTTGTTTTGATGAGGGTTTGCCGACTTCATTCTTCACACGCGATTGTGGTCTCACTAAAGAGTAAACAGTAAAAAGAATAAAAGGAAACAAAGTGAAAAGGTTACTGCAGTATTCTAGAAGCACGTCACTTGAGGTGTagtgatatcacgtgaccaaaccTATACGTATCTATAGAGAAAATCATTTCGAACGTAGAACAAGATGTGTGTGCCGATACGTTTCTCGACATGATGGATGACCATCAGTTAGTTGCAGGCTTTCCTTGGCAAATCCAAACTTGCTTACAAGTTGTTTACcgtactcgcttgattattaccccagaGCCCAAGTAAGACTCCAGACCCTACTTTGGCCAACactctaagattttcacacctcttagtcTTTCAATTAGTGGTAATTGGTGTACTCCACAGTGACTATTTGCTAGTTTTGCGCCTGTAGAAGTGCTGACtttcttcaacttgtgcatgtCTGTCGACCACGTGTTGAAGCTATTGATGACCGTATcaagattaggtttctatacTTTAAGTAATGGCGTGGTTCGAAGCTATTCTAGTGTAGCATCATGCTGTTTGGGCCAGACCTACTAAATTTTTTTGGTGCTcggatatttggacatgaaacaTTGACCGACCAATCGAAATAGAATAAAAAGCTAATGATCATGTAACATattttgagcatgtgcaatttttttattGCACTACAGACACAAGTGTGAAGTAATGAAatgaacattaattaaaatcactGTTATTAACATTTGTGGAGTCATTGATACTTAGTCGTAGGATGTACAGTATATACCACCAAGTCCTTTGACAGTAAGCATAATatcattgcacatgcgcatatCAAATTTCATTTCGATTTTGGTCGAACCCAAAACTGGAACAGCAAATccaagcatcaagaaattgAATCGGTCTGACTGTAGGTTATTAAATAAATCACTTCTGctaattaacaactttagatgTCAATTTTTGAAAAAGACCCCATCACTGTATTGATTGAtctgactctggccaagcatTCGGGTAGGGGAATAATCAAGCAAGTATGCTAATTTGCTTTCAGGAATTTTAGGCCGCTATTGAATTGCATTGACTAAAACAGAGCTAGCACTCGAACTCGTCTTAATTCAAACAGACCCATTTCAAATAGAAAGCGGCCCACTACAATAGACTTTACAGGACACCTTTGGTATGTCCATCCTCATCTATGTGTGGTAGACACTgcagtacacacacgcactctgTGACAGGTCACCTGGTGACCTGGTACATTCGCATGGTTGCATATGCAGACCCAAAGCTTGCATACACAATAAAACGTATTGTAGGACAGACATTGACCTAATAATTAGATTAAATAACTGCATtagattaatatcaatgtaccTGTTTCTGAAGGAGCATGTGCTGGTTTAGATGCCTTTCCATGTGTGGGTTTTCCCTTTCCTTGTCCTCGTCCTGTTGATTTTTTGTTGTCCTTTTTCACTTTTGTGGCATTGCTTTTTGTTTCCTTCTTTCGTTTGGATCCTGTATTGAAGCTGTTGTCACTATCACTGCTGAATAtgtcatcgtcgtcgtcatcttcGACATCGGGTTCGGATGACAATGAGGCTTGATATTCAGCATCTAACAAGGCAGTAATTCATACATGGATACTGaacgtaaacacacacacacacacacacacacacacacacacacacacacacacacacacacacacacacacacacacacacacacacacacacacacacacacacacacaccagtaccACCAACACTCAAGAAAGGACCCACAGCTCACCATTATTTTCATCAGTATGACAGTCACTTTCATCTCCATTAGACTCACTCTCAAGACGTCGACTTTTAGTCTTTCGCTTATCTCGTTTCTCACAGTCTCTCTCAACAGTCAATTCTCTCTGCTTACCGGAATCTACTTTATCAGATAAATCACCAGCCTCCCTGCTCACTGCTTGAACATTCTCTTTATCACTCAAATGACTTGCATCATTATCATCAGAACACTTGCTAtcagaagtcacgtgattctcAATACACGGAGGACCTGCAGACTTCTGTATTGCAACGTCTATGTCCTTCTGGAAGAGTCTCTCATCACGTGACGGTCTAAATAAAAGAATAAAAGACTTTTGCATACAGCAGACCAATTCATTCAATCATTTTTAGTTGTAAAATGAGTacatatagttaattaattcgtAAGTTGATTGTTTTTTCTCGCTCTGTGTAAGATGGTTGTATGTGAAGCTGCATGCGTACTTGCATGTCAGCCTGGATTTCCATCTGTCCTAACTAGTCTCAAAACCTTACCATCAGTCGGACTTATTTGTAGCATAACCAGGCTAAAATTTTACAAAGGCacttgttaatatcaacttaaAAATAACGCTTagattagtcacgtgaccagacCAACTTCATTTTACAGGAAATCGCCTAAAATGTTCACTTTGCAATCGTTGATGTTCAAGGTCTCCATGGACATGCAAAAGAGATAGACCACACAAGCCTTTCTTCTGTCACCCAATTTTTCAACTGCAGTGA
The DNA window shown above is from Corticium candelabrum chromosome 13, ooCorCand1.1, whole genome shotgun sequence and carries:
- the LOC134188973 gene encoding uncharacterized protein LOC134188973 produces the protein MTLRPFLGCLPVLVTWFAFSPPLIQTQVIFTADQTPTPDPQAFLKLLNLSSSDSNSRWYYSKSDGNRLWQFNITDVGCQSARLHLSSFDLKGEDRLAVYGIASDGERVGEEIFRRNSGRDGDVFTHRVWADHLMLQFYASNSQSQFDINYVQYGDCDRSTDNRVGSVCGHKDWENAVCYATKYPDIYRIASGVVKLQYVHKNVVYSGTAFKVSDDGRFLTNYHCLRIKKVMPSVELMVHYDSDNCLRKQGHVSMTLHGDSLLWTSGSTKLDASIITVQEANKAIYIPCLHMSSSDPLIGRQIAIIQHPDGESKKIAIKSDKDVSGNCTIESTCEKVDYCYRCDTDEGSSGSPVVDFKSGNVVALHHFGGCPNSGVKISSVRMAAGNNMGVCSKDPVINAAVLWAHNNKTYFFQGSQYWLYDDDCDCVASGYPKQIGPNWKGLPNNLDAAVTSNRRTYFFKGSQYWKYDDNNNHVADGYPKDISSEWHLPNNLDAAIKHTNNKIYFFKGNQFWRYNEIMGRIDYGYPHTVDSHTWPGLPSNLDAAIVWSNGRSYFFKAKQYYRYKVLDGSYPKSICEMWKGMPCY
- the LOC134188853 gene encoding RAD51-associated protein 1-like, with translation MSRPKRSKKPTTYFGYRGSDEDDDFATSPPKKTKPMSDSDENGIKCLTEPSEATVNSRNTKTSRPSRDERLFQKDIDVAIQKSAGPPCIENHVTSDSKCSDDNDASHLSDKENVQAVSREAGDLSDKVDSGKQRELTVERDCEKRDKRKTKSRRLESESNGDESDCHTDENNDAEYQASLSSEPDVEDDDDDDIFSSDSDNSFNTGSKRKKETKSNATKVKKDNKKSTGRGQGKGKPTHGKASKPAHAPSETVRPQSRVKNEVGKPSSKQKGASITRPSGKLKSESQRSVSNSSTLSMTLSTVRRPACVPPTKNGQNNLGGVKITSPCSSIRLGLSRNIRVGQPLHPTARRPPLC